A window of the Euzebya pacifica genome harbors these coding sequences:
- a CDS encoding TrmH family RNA methyltransferase: MRGADPDVTIGVGPHPDPWPTDERYDPALLAAGDRRNVADHYRYWTVEAIRADLAASARPFHVAIENWRHDLNIGTVVRTANAFGAGGVHIVGKRQWNKRGAMVTDRYLDVHHHDRFEGLRQFAVDHDLTLTGIDNLPGSRSLLTTPLPERCLMVFGQEGPGLSPQARTHVEAVLHIPQVGSTRSINAGVASGIAMAAWTAQHTSGNQSG; this comes from the coding sequence ATGCGCGGCGCCGACCCCGACGTGACGATCGGCGTCGGTCCGCACCCCGACCCGTGGCCGACCGACGAACGCTACGACCCTGCGCTGCTGGCCGCCGGGGACCGTCGCAACGTCGCCGACCACTACCGCTACTGGACCGTCGAGGCGATCCGCGCCGACCTCGCCGCATCGGCCCGCCCGTTCCACGTCGCGATCGAGAACTGGCGGCACGACCTCAACATCGGCACCGTCGTGCGGACCGCCAACGCCTTCGGGGCAGGCGGCGTCCACATCGTGGGCAAGCGGCAGTGGAACAAGCGTGGGGCGATGGTGACCGACCGCTACCTCGACGTGCACCACCACGATCGGTTCGAGGGGCTCCGCCAGTTCGCCGTCGACCACGACCTGACCCTGACCGGCATCGACAACCTGCCGGGCTCCCGGTCCCTGCTGACGACCCCGCTGCCCGAACGATGCCTCATGGTCTTCGGCCAGGAGGGCCCGGGCCTGTCACCCCAGGCGCGCACCCACGTCGAGGCCGTCCTGCACATCCCGCAGGTCGGATCGACCCGCTCGATCAACGCCGGCGTGGCCAGCGGGATCGCCATGGCGGCCTGGACCGCCCAGCACACTTCCGGGAACCAGTCAGGCTGA
- the alr gene encoding alanine racemase, with protein MNPPLHRPVWAEVDLDAIRNNAAVLKAHARVEHLMAVVKADGYGHGAVPVARAALEGGATWLGVALVEEGIALRDAGITAPVLVLSEPPAEAAAALLAAELTPTVYTHGFAAALTAAAGDGVVDVHLKLDTGMRRVGLAEEFWEPAFARLAASPSLRVAGIWSHLAVGDEAGNAFNELQGERFARGLAMAEAVGLRPDLRHLCNSGGTTLYPALHHDMVRTGIALYGLEAAPGVKLEGLRPAMSIRTRLSLVKRVQPGDTVSYGRRWTATEPTVIGTVPAGYADGIRRGLTGKGQATHRGRRVPMAGTVCMDQLLVDLGPDADAEAGDDVWLLGGPAEDPVTAEDWAAWLDTITYEVTCGIGARIPRVHLGE; from the coding sequence GTGAACCCTCCCCTCCACCGTCCCGTCTGGGCCGAGGTCGACCTCGACGCCATCCGGAACAACGCCGCCGTCCTGAAGGCCCACGCGCGCGTCGAGCACCTCATGGCCGTCGTGAAGGCCGACGGGTACGGCCACGGCGCCGTTCCCGTGGCCCGGGCGGCGCTGGAGGGCGGGGCGACGTGGCTCGGCGTCGCGCTGGTCGAGGAGGGCATCGCGTTGCGGGACGCCGGCATCACCGCTCCCGTGCTGGTCCTGTCCGAGCCACCCGCCGAGGCGGCCGCGGCCCTGCTGGCTGCCGAGCTGACCCCGACGGTCTACACCCACGGCTTCGCGGCGGCGCTGACCGCAGCGGCTGGTGACGGGGTGGTCGACGTGCACCTCAAGCTCGACACCGGCATGCGCCGCGTGGGGCTGGCCGAGGAGTTCTGGGAGCCCGCGTTCGCCCGCCTGGCCGCCAGCCCCTCCCTTCGGGTGGCGGGGATCTGGTCCCACCTGGCGGTCGGCGACGAAGCTGGGAACGCCTTCAACGAGCTCCAGGGCGAACGCTTCGCACGGGGGCTGGCCATGGCCGAGGCGGTCGGCCTGCGGCCGGACCTCCGCCACCTGTGCAACTCCGGCGGGACCACGCTGTATCCGGCGCTGCACCACGACATGGTCCGGACCGGGATCGCGCTGTACGGGCTGGAGGCGGCGCCGGGCGTGAAGCTGGAGGGGCTGCGGCCGGCGATGTCGATCCGGACCAGGCTGTCGCTGGTCAAGCGCGTCCAGCCGGGCGACACCGTGTCCTACGGCCGCCGCTGGACCGCGACCGAGCCGACGGTCATCGGCACGGTGCCGGCTGGCTACGCCGACGGGATCCGTCGGGGCCTGACCGGGAAGGGACAGGCGACCCACCGCGGCCGTCGGGTCCCGATGGCGGGGACGGTGTGCATGGACCAGCTGCTGGTCGACCTCGGCCCCGACGCCGACGCCGAGGCGGGCGACGACGTCTGGCTGCTCGGCGGCCCGGCTGAGGACCCGGTGACGGCAGAGGACTGGGCCGCGTGGCTGGACACCATCACCTACGAGGTCACCTGCGGCATCGGCGCCCGCATCCCCCGCGTCCACCTGGGCGAGTAG
- a CDS encoding M18 family aminopeptidase — protein sequence MHDDATPAGVQHESRPGDPAGLMAFIDASPTPFHAVASLAARLEQAGFVAFDERERWTVEPGTAGYVVRDGGSIIAFRVGSAPLAEAGFRIAGAHTDSPTYRLRPHADVERTGYRQVAVEVYGGPLHYTWLDRDLTVAGRVVTADGDIELVRLPGAPLRIPSLAIHLNRGVNDEGLKLNPQQHMLPIWSAAVEDASIIEEVTDHVGADELLAWDLILADTQPSALGGRDDQFVMAPRQDNLVSCHAAVDAIIAAGPAEATQVVVCNDHEEVGSGSAEGARGAMLEDTLSRLVVASGDTDPQARPRAFAGSILVSADSAHAVHPNYADRHDPGHQPRLGGGPVVKVHANQAYATDAGTAAWFISRCREADVPVQAFTNRADSPSGSTIGPLTATRLGIHTVDIGSPLLSMHSIREQSHAEDLAHLTRALAQHMAS from the coding sequence ATGCACGACGACGCCACACCGGCCGGGGTCCAGCACGAATCCCGGCCGGGTGACCCAGCGGGCCTGATGGCGTTCATCGACGCCTCGCCCACGCCGTTCCACGCGGTCGCCAGCCTGGCGGCGCGGCTGGAGCAGGCCGGGTTCGTGGCGTTCGACGAGCGGGAGCGGTGGACCGTGGAACCCGGCACGGCCGGGTACGTCGTCCGGGACGGCGGCTCGATCATCGCCTTCCGGGTGGGATCGGCCCCGCTCGCCGAGGCCGGGTTCCGCATCGCCGGTGCCCACACCGACTCCCCCACCTACCGGCTGCGTCCGCACGCCGACGTCGAGCGGACCGGCTACCGGCAGGTGGCCGTCGAGGTCTACGGCGGCCCGCTGCACTACACGTGGCTGGACCGCGACCTGACCGTCGCCGGCCGGGTCGTGACCGCCGACGGCGACATCGAGCTGGTCCGCCTGCCCGGTGCCCCGCTGCGCATCCCCAGCCTTGCGATCCACCTCAACCGCGGGGTCAACGACGAGGGGCTGAAGCTCAACCCGCAGCAGCACATGCTGCCGATCTGGTCGGCTGCGGTCGAGGACGCCTCGATCATCGAGGAGGTCACCGACCACGTCGGCGCCGACGAGCTGCTCGCCTGGGACCTGATCCTGGCCGACACCCAGCCCTCGGCCCTCGGCGGTCGCGACGACCAGTTCGTCATGGCCCCGCGCCAGGACAACCTGGTCTCGTGCCATGCCGCCGTCGATGCGATCATCGCCGCCGGCCCGGCCGAGGCGACCCAGGTCGTGGTCTGCAACGACCACGAGGAGGTCGGCTCGGGCAGTGCGGAGGGTGCCAGGGGGGCGATGCTCGAGGACACCCTGTCCCGGCTGGTCGTGGCCAGCGGCGACACCGACCCGCAGGCCCGACCGCGGGCGTTCGCCGGGTCGATCCTGGTCAGCGCCGACTCGGCCCACGCGGTGCACCCCAACTACGCCGACCGGCACGACCCCGGCCACCAGCCCCGCCTCGGCGGCGGCCCCGTGGTGAAGGTGCATGCCAACCAGGCCTACGCCACCGACGCCGGCACCGCAGCCTGGTTCATCAGCCGCTGCCGCGAGGCGGACGTTCCCGTGCAGGCGTTCACCAACCGCGCCGACTCCCCCAGCGGGTCGACCATCGGACCGCTGACCGCGACGCGGCTCGGCATCCACACCGTGGACATCGGCAGCCCGTTGCTGTCCATGCACTCCATCCGCGAGCAGTCCCATGCCGAGGACCTGGCGCACCTGACGCGCGCGCTGGCCCAGCACATGGCAAGCTGA
- a CDS encoding multifunctional oxoglutarate decarboxylase/oxoglutarate dehydrogenase thiamine pyrophosphate-binding subunit/dihydrolipoyllysine-residue succinyltransferase subunit, with product MADTASRADAPSPSSGADSFGANSWIVEELYRDYLADPGSVPESWHDFFSDYVPPHGAIPAARTAPQGNGTATPAAPAAPAAEKADTKADTKADDKDAVEVEIPEGAQKIRGVSAAIAENMQTSLTVPTATSFREVPAKLLEVNRRILNNQLKRTRGGKVSFTHLIGWAMVKAMVANRAMTKSYHEDADGTPFVYQPEHFAMGLAVDVERKGGRVLLVPSIKQVDTMDFAEYWRAYEEMVRAVMANKLTPEMFEGTTATLTNPGGLGTVGSVPRLMKGQSAIIGVGAIDFPSQFKGSDPRTLADLGIGKVITMTSTYDHRVIQGAESGMFLRSMEHCLLGEEGFYDEIFDSLKIPYEPVRWRTDNSTRVVNDPAAAAAKQISVQKLTNMYRVRGHLIAHLNPLQHTFRAVHPELDPATYGLTIWDLDREFYTDGIAGKERMSLGNLLGVLRDAYCRTVGIEYMHISDPEQKEWFQERVEGVRTAVSPESQRRIMDMLNEAEAFERFLGTKYLGQKRFSLEGSESLIPMLDALLSAAADEGLQEAVIGMAHRGRLNVLANILRKSYDKIFSEFEGDIASDSVQGSGDVKYHLGSRGLHRSPNGGELPVSLAANPSHLEAVDPVVEGMVRAKQDQRQHPPNHGPILPVLIHGDAAFAGQGVVAETLGMSQLKGYQTGGTVHIVVNNQLGFTTAPHHSRSSEYATDVAKMVAAPIIHVNGDDPEACVRVVEMALAYRQRFHRDVVVDMICYRRHGHNEGDEPAFTQPIMYEAIRNRRSVRKVYTEELVNRGDLTLEEAEQALERFQETLESALNQTRGSKPETNELPPTPKVVGVLPHVNTGVPLDRLQQITKALTTWPDDFSPHPKLAKLLSRRAEQLGEDSVDWPTAEMLALGTLVQEGISVRFAGQDSRRGTFSQRHSVLVDHADGSEYIPLRHLPGNEEDGHGQFMIYDSPLHEFGALGFEYGYSVVRTEALTMWEAQFGDFSNGAQVIIDQFITAAEDKWGETSGLVVLLPHGYEGQGPEHSSARIERWLTLCAQDNIQVAQPSNAGQWFHLLRRQMHREVRKPLVVISPKSMLRAKHVLSPAAQFIDGHFNEVWTEDPTGPDAEDVKRVVLCSGKVAHDLIAARDERKAPAAVVRIEQLYPWPHEQVVEALKSFPNATDVMWVQDEPENMGPWPFVGGLLYNACEDVGDGRKLKRSTRFQSASPATGSHTVHDLEQDKLMDDALGGIS from the coding sequence ATGGCCGACACGGCCTCCCGCGCGGACGCGCCCTCCCCCTCCTCCGGTGCCGATTCGTTCGGTGCGAACAGCTGGATCGTCGAGGAGCTGTACCGCGACTACCTCGCCGACCCGGGAAGCGTGCCCGAGAGCTGGCACGACTTCTTCAGCGACTACGTGCCCCCGCACGGCGCCATCCCGGCGGCGCGGACGGCCCCGCAGGGCAACGGCACGGCGACCCCGGCGGCACCGGCTGCCCCCGCGGCCGAGAAGGCCGACACGAAGGCCGACACCAAGGCGGACGACAAGGACGCCGTCGAGGTCGAGATCCCCGAGGGCGCGCAGAAGATCCGTGGGGTCTCCGCCGCCATCGCGGAGAACATGCAGACCTCGTTGACGGTCCCCACGGCGACCAGCTTCCGCGAGGTCCCCGCCAAGCTGCTCGAGGTCAACCGCCGGATCCTCAACAACCAGCTCAAGCGCACCCGTGGCGGCAAGGTCAGCTTCACCCACCTCATCGGCTGGGCGATGGTCAAGGCCATGGTCGCCAACCGGGCGATGACCAAGAGCTACCACGAGGACGCCGACGGCACGCCGTTCGTGTACCAGCCCGAGCACTTCGCCATGGGCCTGGCCGTCGACGTCGAGCGCAAGGGCGGCCGTGTCCTGCTGGTCCCCAGCATCAAGCAGGTCGACACCATGGACTTCGCCGAGTACTGGCGGGCCTACGAGGAGATGGTGCGGGCCGTCATGGCCAACAAGCTGACCCCGGAGATGTTCGAGGGCACCACCGCGACCCTCACCAACCCCGGTGGCCTCGGCACGGTCGGCTCGGTCCCCCGCCTGATGAAGGGCCAGTCGGCCATCATCGGGGTCGGCGCGATCGACTTCCCCTCCCAGTTCAAGGGCTCCGACCCGCGCACGCTGGCCGACCTGGGCATCGGCAAGGTCATCACGATGACCTCCACCTACGACCACAGGGTCATCCAGGGCGCCGAGTCCGGCATGTTCCTTCGCTCGATGGAGCACTGCCTCCTGGGCGAGGAGGGCTTCTACGACGAGATCTTCGACTCCCTGAAGATCCCCTACGAGCCGGTCCGCTGGCGCACCGACAACTCCACCCGGGTCGTCAACGACCCTGCCGCCGCGGCTGCCAAGCAGATCTCGGTGCAGAAGCTGACCAACATGTACCGGGTCCGTGGGCACCTGATCGCCCACCTCAACCCGCTGCAGCACACCTTCCGCGCGGTGCACCCCGAGCTGGACCCAGCCACCTACGGCCTGACCATCTGGGACCTCGACCGCGAGTTCTACACCGACGGCATCGCCGGCAAGGAGCGGATGTCGCTCGGCAACCTGCTGGGGGTCCTGCGCGACGCGTACTGCCGCACCGTCGGCATCGAGTACATGCACATCTCCGACCCGGAGCAGAAGGAGTGGTTCCAGGAGCGCGTCGAAGGTGTCCGGACCGCCGTCAGTCCCGAGTCCCAGCGACGGATCATGGACATGCTCAACGAGGCCGAGGCCTTCGAGCGGTTCCTGGGAACCAAGTACCTGGGTCAGAAGCGCTTCTCCCTGGAGGGGTCGGAGTCGCTGATCCCCATGCTCGACGCGCTGCTGTCCGCGGCCGCCGACGAGGGTTTGCAGGAGGCCGTGATCGGCATGGCCCACCGCGGCCGCCTGAACGTGCTGGCCAACATCCTCCGCAAGTCCTACGACAAGATCTTCTCCGAGTTCGAGGGCGACATCGCCTCCGACTCCGTCCAGGGCTCCGGCGACGTCAAGTACCACCTGGGCTCCCGCGGCCTGCACCGCTCCCCCAACGGTGGCGAGCTGCCGGTCTCCCTGGCCGCCAACCCCTCCCACCTCGAGGCCGTCGACCCGGTCGTGGAGGGCATGGTCCGCGCCAAGCAGGACCAGCGCCAGCACCCGCCGAACCACGGCCCGATCCTGCCGGTCCTCATCCACGGTGACGCGGCCTTCGCCGGCCAGGGCGTCGTCGCGGAGACCCTCGGCATGAGCCAGCTGAAGGGCTACCAGACCGGTGGCACCGTCCACATCGTGGTCAACAACCAGCTGGGCTTCACGACCGCGCCGCATCACAGCCGGTCCTCGGAGTACGCCACCGACGTCGCCAAGATGGTCGCCGCGCCGATCATCCACGTGAACGGTGACGATCCCGAGGCCTGTGTCCGCGTGGTCGAGATGGCGTTGGCCTACCGTCAGCGGTTCCACCGCGACGTCGTCGTGGACATGATCTGCTACCGCCGCCACGGCCACAACGAGGGCGACGAGCCCGCGTTCACCCAGCCGATCATGTACGAGGCGATCCGCAACCGCCGCAGCGTCCGCAAGGTCTACACCGAGGAGCTCGTCAACCGCGGTGACCTGACGCTGGAGGAGGCCGAGCAGGCCCTGGAGCGGTTCCAGGAGACCCTGGAGTCCGCGCTGAACCAGACGCGTGGCTCCAAGCCGGAGACCAACGAGCTGCCGCCGACGCCGAAGGTCGTCGGTGTGCTGCCGCACGTCAACACCGGGGTGCCGCTGGACCGCCTCCAGCAGATCACCAAGGCGCTGACGACCTGGCCCGACGACTTCTCCCCGCACCCCAAGCTGGCCAAGCTGCTCAGCCGTCGTGCCGAGCAGCTGGGCGAGGACAGCGTCGACTGGCCGACCGCGGAGATGCTGGCCCTGGGCACCCTCGTCCAGGAAGGCATCAGCGTCCGCTTCGCCGGACAGGACTCGCGTCGCGGCACGTTCAGCCAGCGCCACTCGGTGCTGGTCGACCACGCCGACGGCTCGGAGTACATCCCGTTGCGCCACCTCCCCGGCAACGAGGAGGACGGCCACGGCCAGTTCATGATCTACGACTCGCCGCTCCACGAGTTCGGCGCGCTCGGGTTCGAGTACGGCTACTCCGTGGTCCGGACCGAGGCGCTGACCATGTGGGAGGCGCAGTTCGGCGACTTCTCCAACGGTGCGCAGGTCATCATCGACCAGTTCATCACCGCGGCGGAGGACAAGTGGGGCGAGACCTCCGGCCTCGTCGTGCTGCTCCCCCACGGCTACGAGGGCCAGGGCCCGGAGCACTCCTCCGCCCGCATCGAGCGGTGGCTGACGCTGTGCGCCCAGGACAACATCCAGGTCGCCCAGCCCTCCAACGCCGGTCAGTGGTTCCACCTGCTGCGGCGGCAGATGCACCGTGAGGTCCGCAAGCCCCTCGTCGTCATCAGCCCCAAGTCGATGCTGCGTGCCAAGCACGTCCTGTCGCCGGCGGCCCAGTTCATCGACGGCCACTTCAACGAGGTCTGGACCGAGGACCCGACCGGCCCGGACGCCGAGGACGTGAAGCGCGTCGTGCTGTGCTCGGGCAAGGTCGCCCACGACCTGATCGCCGCACGCGACGAACGCAAGGCCCCCGCGGCCGTCGTCCGCATCGAGCAGCTCTACCCGTGGCCGCACGAGCAGGTCGTGGAGGCGCTGAAGTCGTTCCCCAACGCCACCGACGTCATGTGGGTGCAGGACGAGCCGGAGAACATGGGCCCGTGGCCCTTCGTCGGCGGCCTGCTCTACAACGCCTGCGAGGACGTCGGCGACGGCCGCAAGCTCAAGCGGTCCACCCGCTTCCAGTCCGCCAGCCCCGCCACCGGGTCGCACACCGTGCACGACCTCGAGCAGGACAAGCTGATGGACGATGCGCTCGGTGGGATCAGCTGA
- a CDS encoding AI-2E family transporter, with protein sequence MPGEGNKERELTAAERRAEAVRARLARVRRHAPASETGPAGNGEEVFKDDTDALVHPPDERPDTEVMLKRPLTERPTVRAGVYAWSGIGITIIVIATALVIATLSSVVIPIVIALFPAAVLYPFVNRLKNAGVPPALAAAVVLLGTLGIIGGIGALIVPAVGEQIDTLSTSIMDGYAQIDTFLRSGPFGLDPINLDELVEGFSEGISGGVGAAAGSALGVAQAFFQGATSVLLTLIVLFFYLKDGPTIGRWVKSLFPHALHRDVEILGDRMWTTIGGYIQGQLAVAVVDAVFIGLGLWLLGVPLALPLGVIVFFGGLFPVVGASISGFLAAIVALATNGPGTALLVIGVVVAVQALEGNLLQPLILGRALELHPLAIVMALATGGFLLGILGAFLAVPVAAASAQTVGYIRNRVPG encoded by the coding sequence GTGCCGGGTGAGGGGAACAAGGAGAGGGAGCTGACCGCCGCCGAACGGCGCGCCGAAGCGGTGCGTGCCCGGCTGGCCCGTGTCCGCCGTCATGCCCCTGCCAGCGAGACCGGCCCGGCTGGCAACGGCGAGGAGGTCTTCAAGGACGACACCGACGCCTTGGTCCATCCGCCCGACGAACGCCCCGACACCGAGGTGATGCTCAAGCGGCCGCTGACCGAACGCCCCACGGTGCGCGCCGGCGTCTACGCCTGGTCGGGCATCGGCATCACCATCATCGTGATCGCCACCGCGCTGGTCATCGCGACCCTCTCCAGCGTCGTCATCCCGATCGTGATCGCGCTGTTTCCCGCCGCGGTGCTGTACCCGTTCGTCAACCGGCTGAAGAACGCCGGCGTGCCACCCGCGCTGGCGGCCGCCGTCGTGCTGCTCGGCACGCTCGGGATCATCGGCGGCATCGGGGCCCTCATCGTCCCGGCTGTCGGCGAGCAGATCGACACCCTGAGCACGTCCATCATGGACGGCTACGCCCAGATCGACACGTTCCTCCGCAGCGGGCCGTTCGGCCTGGACCCCATCAACCTCGACGAGCTGGTGGAGGGGTTCTCCGAGGGAATCTCCGGCGGCGTCGGCGCCGCAGCCGGCAGCGCCCTGGGTGTGGCCCAGGCGTTCTTCCAGGGTGCGACCAGCGTCCTGCTGACCCTGATCGTGCTGTTCTTCTACCTCAAGGACGGCCCGACGATCGGGCGCTGGGTCAAGAGCCTGTTCCCCCACGCGCTGCACCGCGACGTGGAGATCCTCGGCGATCGCATGTGGACCACGATCGGTGGCTACATCCAGGGCCAGCTCGCCGTCGCCGTGGTCGATGCGGTGTTCATCGGCCTTGGCCTGTGGCTGCTGGGCGTCCCCCTTGCGTTGCCGCTGGGTGTCATCGTGTTCTTCGGTGGCCTGTTCCCCGTCGTGGGTGCCAGCATCTCCGGGTTCCTGGCCGCCATCGTGGCGCTGGCCACCAACGGGCCGGGAACCGCGTTGCTGGTCATCGGCGTCGTCGTGGCCGTCCAGGCGCTGGAGGGCAACCTGCTCCAGCCGCTGATCCTCGGCCGGGCGCTGGAGCTGCATCCGCTGGCGATCGTGATGGCCCTGGCCACGGGCGGCTTCCTGCTGGGCATCCTCGGCGCGTTTCTGGCCGTCCCCGTGGCCGCCGCGTCGGCCCAGACGGTCGGCTACATCCGCAACCGCGTCCCCGGCTGA